A region of the Flavobacteriales bacterium genome:
AGAGTCATATTCTTTGTTGATAATTTTAAAAGATCTTTTGTCTTCTAGTTTGACAACAACGCCTTCAAACATATCCCCATTCAAACGCTCCATTGATTCGTATTCGCTAATCAACTCAGGGGTTAAAGCACTAACCTCTACGATTGGGACATGAGGAATACCTTTTAAATCACCAGTTAAAATATCCATAAATAATGCAAATGAAAAATATTTGAGATTATCTACGTCCAACAAATTAAACGCTGCAAAATCAACGGGTAATTTTGAATGAGGATTATTTTTAGATGACTGAATTCCATTCCCGAATATCTCACCTCTAAGACAAAAAGACTTTCCTGTCTCTAAACTTAATTTCTCTAATTTGTCTAAAATACCATACTTTTTATTTATATAGGTGAAATTATTTTTACAGTCTAATTTAAGATCTAAATTCCTAGACGTAATACCAGTATGCAACTCGCCGTCTTTGAAGACGCTATAATAACTGGCAGATTGGCCATCTATCTTCAAAGTAATCCACACAGGTTCGCCATAAGGAATTTCATCCAAGTTTTGGTATCTTTCCTCATCAGTTGGAAATATATTAAACGGCAGCTTTCCTTTAGCTTGGAGATCTTGGGGTAATGGAGCTTCATACTTTGTTACTCCCAGTTGCCTTGTGACATCCATACCCTCAGAGCAATCCTCAATAAAATACAGCAGTCCTACTCTCTGAATGCTTTCTACAATACCAAAAGACCATTCACCCCTAAGTTTAATCGCCTTCACTCTTTTTGACTTGGACTTATAAAACTCAGCCCATTTCTCGTCAGGTAAAACAGTATCAGGTTGGATAAAAACAACTAAATCTCCTTCTTTGTATTCTCCCTTTTTAACAATGCAATGATAACCAAGCACCTTAACAATATCAAGCTTATCAGCATTTGGATGTCCTGCGACTTCCTTTATTTTTTCAATACTAGCTAATCTCATAATTCCTTTTTTACATAGGCAATAACACTCACTCGATATAAATCAAATAATTCATATCCTGATTGTAAATGTTTTGGTAGATCATTTTTTTGACAGTTAAAACTTTCAGGGTTTTCTTTCATCCACTTGCACAATTCATTAGCTTGACCCATGCAAAAACTCAAATCCTTTGAGTGAACAAAGAGTAAGTAGATTCCAGTAATCGGAAAAAAGAAGTAAAACAAAAAAGTGTAAAGAATGATTAGTGGATACCTGCCCTTAAAAAAAGAGATCATCACATAATGTAATACTAAGTTATCCAATATCTTAACGTGTTCAGAACTACGCAAGAATAATTTTACCTCATGAAAGAACGCATAAATCATCGAAACCTTTTTAAATGGAGATACGATGAGAAACGCGCAACTAGCGATACAATAAATAAACAAAGTATTTAACAATAAATCATTCACGATTTTTAACTTCCTTGACTTACCAATTTTTTAGTCTTGTTACCAATCCTAACAGTAAGGTGTTTGATTTGCAAGCATTTTCTGAAAGCTTCTTTGATTAAATCGAGAGCCTTTCTTTCGTTCTCTTCTGAAACAAGAATGCCATCATGAACAGGAATTGCTCCAAAGTCTGCTTTAGTAAGGACGTTTTCAATCATAATGTGACTCTCCCATCTCTGCAACAATAAAGCTAATGCCTTACCGCTAGTAGCTGCTCTGAAACGCTTAATGCGGTAGTATAACAATGGAAAATGCTTCTTCAGATAGGAGATTAACTTGTTTCTCTCCCATTTAATGCCGCTCATCTCGGAAAACAAGGCTATTCCAAAGGTTTTTTTGCTAATCCCAATGGTTTTATAGAACGGTTTCGAGTCCAGAAAGTCAACATAACGCCTAAACTCCCTTCTTTCATCTGCGCGATTAATTACCTTATCGAACATACTTCCCTTGGAATAACGCTTGTCTCCATATAAACATGTCATAAGCAATGGAAAACAACATCTTATGTCAATTTCTTTAACCTTCTTACCCTTGTGTTCCATATCTTTACGATATTTTTTAACGCAGTTAGTGAAGACGTTATGAAAACGACAACCTCTATCCATTTTTGAGAACTTATGGTTTTTTGACTCTATCTTCTCTTTAGACTTGTGAACATCGCCTTTCTTTGTTCGTTTAGACGTGAGATTGAAGTCTGCGTCATTAGATAGTCTAGCGATATTGATATCCTCTTTGATGAACAAACCCCGCTTCAGCCTTTCTTCATAACCCCTAAACGCCTTACTGTCCTTGAATCCTTCGGGCATCTTATACTTAACCCATTCTTTGGCGTGAACTACGTAAGTAGCACAGAGTCTAGCGTCGGTACTGTGATTTTTAACCTTAACGAGATATCCCATTTCCTCTAAGAACTTTTTGAATTCCGAGTGTCGTTTGGAGTAAAGGACGTTCAGAGCTTCAGTAGATACCCTTGCTTGGCCGTTACGAAAGACGTAAGATAACAGTTGAGAACTGAAAAATATCCACTTATCGGTGTATTTCTCGTTTCCTGTATCGTGTTTCGCTATTCGCTCAAAAAAGTCTTTCGGAAGGATTAGATCCTCGTATTTGACCTGTTTAAACCTCGTTCTCTTGTTCTTTTTCTTTGTTTCACTCATCTTATCTATGTAATAACGACAGTATTTGCTCTATTTTAATGATAATAATTTGTTATGTTTCAATTTTATATTAGTTATCGTATGCTTGTCAAGCAGTTTCTTTGATTTCGATGAGATTATCGTTTAATTCTCGGAGTCGAATGTCTCTCGATAGTCTATCGAATAAACCAAGTTATCGGTCGGTTCCCTCCCTCCCCTTGGTATGAATATTCCCCAAACCGTTTTTCTAGGTCATTTATTTGGTTGACAATGATCTATCAATAGCTTAGTATTAGTTATATGGAACATAAAATTATAGCCTTATCAGGTCCAGTAGGAGTAGGTAAAGACTCTCTAGCTCGACTTATTTCTGATTACTTATCTCAATATACACCAAGAGAACAGCATCTAACATTACCAATTGCTTACGCTCTTAAAAAAGAAGTAGAACAAGAAGTGAGAGATATGTATGGAGTAAGTTCGTTTTCTGAGAATCGAGATGAGAAAAAGCTGTTTCGTGATTTTATCATCGACCACTCTGAAAGCAAGAGATCTGAAGATCCTTATCACTGGATTGAGGCTTGGATGAGAAATTTTCACTGCGTGATAGCAAATTCAAGAAAGGATGTCAACCTGTTCTTTGTTCCTGATTTACGCCACGCTATCATGCCGTTTCCAGATACCACCTATTTGAAGTTCTTAAATGCTGCCGTTATTTACATAGAACAATTTTCTGATCAAGACTGTGAAAAAAAATGTGTATTTCCTTATGGGGAGTCAGAGTTTATCAATGATCCTTATCTAAAAGCTTCTGCGGATTTTGTTTTCCGATGGAAAAAAGCTGAAGAAGGTGAGACGATAGAAGACTCATGGCAGAACTCTCCGGATATTAATGACTTCAAACAATTTTTAAGCACATACATCAATGGATAACAATTTTACTTTAGACGTACCAGTCAATCCAACCAGTTTAGGTCAGTTGGGATGCCTATTGCTCAGAGAGAGTTACGAGCAAGGGTTGGAGCCTAATTTGAACCTCATATCTGATCTTTATTTAGAACATGAGAAAAAAGATCCCAAGTTTTTTGACTGGATTAATAATTGCAGGTTAAAATTCCTATCCAATCACACAAGGGATACCCCTACTGTAAGATTATGGCACATCAATCAATCACAATCATTCTTGAGTCACAACCAAGCTTTGTTTACTTTTCACGAATTAGACAGCCTTACAGATATCGAGAAACACATTCTCGAACAACAAGATAGGATTATTGTCGCGTGTGATTATAATAAATCAGTCTTTGAGGAAAGTCTTAACAAAGAAGTTAGTGTTATCAATTTGCCTTTTGATAAATATAATTTTTCAGTAAGAGAAAAAAAATCCACAGGAGATAATAGAATCACATTTTGTTTGGTTGGTAAATACGAACCACTCAGAAAAAGACACAACAAAGTTATACAGGCTTGGCTTCAAGAGTTTGGAGATAATTCCGAGTACGATTTAGTTTGCGTTATCGGCAATCAGTTTTATGAGGATGAAGAATACAAGGCGTCAATTAGAAGTGTAGTTAAAGATAGCTACTTCAACATTCAATTTATTCCTTGGGTTGTTCAAAACAATCTTTATAACGAGACATTGAATCATTGCGATATTGTTATTGGAATGGGTAATGAATCATGGGGATTACCAGAATTTAATGCTATAGCTCTTGGTAAATACGGAGTTATTTCAGACTATGCTGGACACACAGACTGGGCTAATAGTGAAAATTCTCATTTGGTTCCAGCCTCAAACATGATTCCTGCTGACAATGATAAATTCTTTGTTAAGGGGGGTATGTTTAATCAGGGTAAT
Encoded here:
- a CDS encoding glycosyltransferase → MDNNFTLDVPVNPTSLGQLGCLLLRESYEQGLEPNLNLISDLYLEHEKKDPKFFDWINNCRLKFLSNHTRDTPTVRLWHINQSQSFLSHNQALFTFHELDSLTDIEKHILEQQDRIIVACDYNKSVFEESLNKEVSVINLPFDKYNFSVREKKSTGDNRITFCLVGKYEPLRKRHNKVIQAWLQEFGDNSEYDLVCVIGNQFYEDEEYKASIRSVVKDSYFNIQFIPWVVQNNLYNETLNHCDIVIGMGNESWGLPEFNAIALGKYGVISDYAGHTDWANSENSHLVPASNMIPADNDKFFVKGGMFNQGNFFDFDEKAFIESCYNAISSYKENNINTSGLKLQEQYTTKTFLENIKNTIA